The Boseongicola sp. DNA segment TGCAATTTGGGCGATGACCGTTGCACCGATCGCTCTTGTCGCCGCACTTCGAGAAACCTCAATCTTATTTGCTGTTCTCATCGGCTGGCTGGTTTTCAAAGAACCAATGGATCGTGTGAAGATTGCTGCCGCAGCTCTAATCGTGGCAGGCGTTGCCGCGACGCGCCTTTAAAGTTGTTCTTTATAGAAATATTGTTGCGCGGCTCCGGCCCCGATCAACCATAGCGAGGTCACGATCAGCCCCCAATACGCCCAGCTATCGGGATGAAAATTCGCCCAGGCCGCCCAGCCCGCAAAGAACGTCCACGCCAGGGCCACAGGTAACGTAATAGACCGCCAGCGTTCCGTCCTGACCGGGTGCACAAATTTGATCGGCAGGAACATCGCAACCGCCAGAACCGTCACGATAAGCAGGCTGATCCAAAAATTGGGTTCAACCGCAAACAACACGATCACCACCATATTCCAACACCCCGGAAACCCCGAAAAGCTGTAATCTCTGGTCTTCATTCGCGTGTCAGCCAGATACAAGGCGGAAGCAAACGTAATCACAATGATCGCAAACCATCCCGTCCATCCGGGCAATAGACCCGAAGCAAACAAGGCAAACGCCGGAATGAAAATATACGTCAGATAGTCAATGATCATATCCAACAGGTTGCCATCTATGCGTGGAGCGTTGATTTTGACGTTAGTTTTTCGCGCCAAAGGCCCGTCAACACCATCAACTGCAAAAGCAACGATTAGCCAAAAGAACATCATCGACCAATCGCCATCGACGGCCTC contains these protein-coding regions:
- a CDS encoding phosphatidylcholine synthase — encoded protein: MNIKTQAYLVHLFTATGAVLAMLAMLEAVDGDWSMMFFWLIVAFAVDGVDGPLARKTNVKINAPRIDGNLLDMIIDYLTYIFIPAFALFASGLLPGWTGWFAIIVITFASALYLADTRMKTRDYSFSGFPGCWNMVVIVLFAVEPNFWISLLIVTVLAVAMFLPIKFVHPVRTERWRSITLPVALAWTFFAGWAAWANFHPDSWAYWGLIVTSLWLIGAGAAQQYFYKEQL